A section of the Streptococcus oriscaviae genome encodes:
- the pyrR gene encoding bifunctional pyr operon transcriptional regulator/uracil phosphoribosyltransferase PyrR, which translates to MKTKEIVDEMTMKRAITRITYEIIERNKNIENIVLAGIKTRGVYIAQRIQERIKQLEGIDVPLGELDTKPFRDDMKVEEDTTLMTADVNDRDVILVDDVLYTGRTIRAAIDNVVSLGRPARVSLAVLVDRGHRELPIRADYVGKNIPTSRSEEIIVHMAEIDGQDQVLIHEAS; encoded by the coding sequence ATGAAAACAAAGGAAATTGTTGATGAGATGACGATGAAGCGTGCCATCACGCGGATTACCTATGAAATCATCGAGCGCAACAAGAACATAGAAAATATTGTACTCGCTGGGATTAAGACCCGCGGTGTCTATATTGCCCAACGAATTCAGGAGCGGATTAAGCAGCTGGAAGGGATAGATGTTCCCTTAGGAGAGTTGGATACCAAGCCCTTCCGAGATGATATGAAGGTAGAAGAAGATACAACCCTGATGACAGCAGATGTCAATGATCGAGATGTCATCCTAGTGGATGATGTTCTCTATACTGGTCGGACTATTCGTGCAGCTATTGACAATGTTGTTTCACTTGGCCGACCAGCGCGTGTTAGTCTTGCGGTTCTAGTGGATCGCGGCCACCGCGAATTACCTATTCGGGCGGATTATGTTGGAAAAAATATACCAACCAGCCGTTCGGAGGAAATTATTGTCCATATGGCAGAAATTGATGGTCAAGATCAAGTCTTGATTCACGAAGCTAGCTAA
- a CDS encoding aspartate carbamoyltransferase catalytic subunit gives MTITNGKVSLKHLVTMEILSNEEVLGLIKRGLEFKRGEVEIKPDRKYYASNLFFEDSTRTHKSFEMAELRLDMGMIDFDARTSSVNKGETLYDTILTMSALGVDICVIRHSEVDYYKQLIDSPTIQTSIVNGGDGSGQHPSQSLLDLMTIYEEFGTFEGLKIVIAGDITHSRVAKSNMQILKRLGAEIFFSGPREWYSEEFDVYGQHVGIDEIVEDVDVLMLLRVQHERHDGNESFSKGEYNSLHGLTVERYKRLKDTAIVMHPAPVNRDVEIDDSLVEAPKARIVRQMQNGVFVRMAILEAILNGKA, from the coding sequence ATGACAATCACAAACGGTAAAGTATCGCTCAAACACTTAGTTACAATGGAAATCCTTTCAAACGAGGAAGTTCTAGGCTTGATTAAGCGGGGACTGGAGTTTAAACGAGGTGAAGTTGAGATTAAACCAGATCGCAAGTACTACGCTTCCAACCTCTTCTTTGAAGATTCTACTCGTACGCATAAGTCCTTTGAGATGGCAGAATTGCGACTAGATATGGGGATGATTGACTTTGACGCGCGTACTAGCTCTGTCAATAAGGGTGAAACGCTCTACGATACGATTTTGACAATGAGCGCTCTTGGTGTAGACATCTGTGTTATCCGCCATTCAGAAGTAGACTACTACAAACAATTGATTGATAGTCCAACCATCCAAACCTCTATCGTTAATGGTGGTGATGGTTCTGGTCAGCACCCTAGCCAATCTCTATTGGATTTGATGACGATTTATGAAGAATTTGGAACCTTTGAGGGGCTTAAGATTGTCATCGCCGGAGACATCACACATTCTCGGGTGGCAAAGTCTAACATGCAAATTCTCAAGCGTTTGGGTGCGGAAATCTTCTTCTCAGGACCGCGTGAATGGTATTCTGAAGAGTTTGATGTGTATGGTCAGCATGTTGGGATTGATGAAATCGTTGAAGACGTAGATGTCCTTATGTTGCTTCGTGTGCAACATGAGCGCCATGATGGCAATGAAAGTTTCTCGAAGGGAGAGTATAATAGTTTGCACGGTTTGACAGTAGAACGCTACAAGCGTTTGAAAGACACAGCTATTGTGATGCACCCAGCGCCAGTAAACCGTGATGTTGAGATTGATGACAGTCTGGTTGAAGCTCCTAAGGCTCGTATCGTACGCCAGATGCAGAACGGAGTCTTTGTTCGTATGGCGATTTTGGAGGCCATCCTAAACGGCAAGGCCTAA
- a CDS encoding carbamoyl phosphate synthase small subunit, with translation MSKRRLILEDGTIFEGQAFGADMDVTGEIVFSTGMTGYQESITDQSYNGQILTFTYPLVGNYGINRDDYESICPTCKGVVVSEWARRASNWRNQMTLDEFLKAKKIPGISGIDTRALTKIIRKHGTMRATLADVGDSVEHLTDQLRATVLPTNNIHQVSTKTAYPAPGVGKNIVLVDFGLKHSILRELAKRGCNITVVPYDTSAEAILDLNPDGVMLSNGPGNPDDVPEVLDMIRGIQGNIPIFGICMGHQLFAKANGAKTYKMKFGHRGFNHAVREIASGRVDFTSQNHGYAVSREELPEELMITHEEINDKSVEGVRHKYHPAFSVQFHPDAAPGPHDSSYLFDEFMDLIDSFQAVKQ, from the coding sequence ATGTCAAAAAGACGTTTAATTTTAGAAGACGGTACTATTTTTGAAGGCCAAGCCTTTGGTGCCGATATGGATGTAACGGGAGAGATTGTCTTTAGCACAGGCATGACCGGTTATCAAGAGTCTATCACGGATCAATCCTATAATGGTCAAATTCTGACCTTCACCTATCCCTTGGTAGGAAATTATGGCATTAACCGTGATGACTATGAATCCATCTGCCCGACCTGTAAGGGCGTGGTGGTCAGTGAATGGGCTAGACGGGCTAGCAACTGGCGTAACCAGATGACTCTGGATGAATTTCTGAAGGCAAAAAAAATTCCAGGCATTTCAGGGATTGATACCCGCGCTCTGACTAAAATCATTCGGAAACATGGCACAATGCGGGCCACTTTAGCGGATGTTGGGGACTCGGTTGAACATCTGACCGATCAACTGCGTGCGACCGTTCTTCCGACAAATAATATCCATCAGGTTTCGACCAAGACTGCCTATCCAGCTCCAGGAGTTGGCAAGAATATTGTTCTGGTTGATTTTGGCCTCAAGCATTCTATTTTGAGAGAGCTGGCCAAGCGAGGATGCAATATTACTGTTGTTCCTTATGATACCAGTGCGGAAGCAATTTTAGACCTTAATCCTGACGGGGTGATGTTATCTAATGGCCCTGGTAATCCCGATGATGTACCAGAGGTGCTGGATATGATTCGAGGTATCCAAGGCAACATTCCAATCTTTGGGATTTGTATGGGGCATCAACTTTTTGCTAAGGCTAATGGAGCAAAGACCTACAAAATGAAATTTGGTCATCGTGGCTTCAATCACGCTGTACGGGAAATCGCATCAGGCCGTGTTGACTTTACCAGTCAAAATCATGGCTACGCCGTATCTCGTGAAGAACTGCCTGAGGAACTGATGATTACCCATGAAGAAATCAATGACAAGTCGGTAGAAGGTGTGCGCCACAAATATCACCCAGCCTTCTCTGTCCAGTTTCATCCAGATGCAGCACCAGGGCCACATGATTCTAGCTATCTATTTGATGAATTTATGGATTTGATTGATTCTTTTCAAGCTGTAAAGCAATAA
- a CDS encoding class I SAM-dependent methyltransferase: MRKLIITTSSRLTRELEEEALRLSEVLHLDYVERKKQSLVKLQERFGDVLLVTKEGLVLEYANGQSFSFHPDTAILRIKAPRDPLLELIGGLPLSVLDATMGLASDSIVLSFAGHEVTALESQPIIETVVAHGLQTFDTGNPDINQAMRKIRTHCVDSLSFLKSQPEQSYDVIYCDPMFSEVITESENLSGLKPLANYAVFSKELLTEARRVARKKIIIKAHFRDKVFGNFGFFRHVRPNQKFHYGEIIIKEER, from the coding sequence ATGAGGAAATTGATCATCACAACAAGTTCTAGATTAACTAGGGAGTTAGAAGAGGAGGCCTTGAGACTTTCGGAGGTCCTGCATCTGGACTATGTGGAGCGAAAGAAACAGTCTTTGGTCAAGTTGCAGGAGCGATTTGGTGATGTTCTCTTGGTAACCAAGGAAGGTTTGGTCTTGGAATATGCCAACGGTCAATCCTTTTCCTTTCATCCTGACACGGCCATATTGCGGATTAAGGCGCCGCGTGACCCTTTGCTTGAGTTGATTGGTGGGCTTCCGCTGTCTGTTTTGGATGCGACGATGGGTTTGGCCAGTGACAGTATTGTCCTTTCATTTGCGGGGCATGAGGTAACTGCTTTGGAGAGCCAGCCGATTATCGAGACCGTTGTTGCGCATGGCTTGCAAACCTTTGACACTGGAAATCCAGATATTAACCAAGCAATGAGAAAGATTCGCACCCACTGCGTTGACTCTCTTTCTTTTCTGAAAAGCCAGCCGGAGCAGTCTTATGATGTCATTTATTGTGACCCCATGTTTTCGGAAGTTATTACAGAGTCTGAAAACCTTTCTGGTCTTAAGCCTCTGGCAAATTATGCGGTCTTTTCTAAAGAATTGTTGACAGAAGCCAGACGAGTGGCCAGAAAGAAAATCATTATCAAAGCCCATTTCAGGGATAAAGTTTTTGGAAATTTCGGCTTTTTCCGTCATGTGCGCCCCAATCAAAAATTTCATTATGGAGAAATCATCATCAAGGAGGAAAGATGA
- the pcp gene encoding pyroglutamyl-peptidase I, protein MKILVTGFTPFGGEKINPALETVKKLPATIAGATIEWLEVPTVFGRSACVLEEKMTALQPDAVLCIGQAGGRTGLTPERVAINQDDARIPDNEGNQPIDTFIQEEGPAAYFSTLPIKAMVASIHQIGLPASVSNTAGTYVCNHLMYQVLYLTATKFPQTRAGFLHIPFLPEQVVDKPNLASMSLTDIVRGVEAAIVAIVEYADKEDLKLVGGATH, encoded by the coding sequence ATGAAAATATTAGTGACCGGTTTCACCCCTTTTGGGGGAGAGAAAATTAACCCCGCTCTTGAAACAGTCAAAAAATTACCTGCAACAATTGCAGGGGCTACAATAGAGTGGTTAGAGGTACCAACTGTTTTTGGGCGTTCTGCTTGTGTCTTAGAAGAAAAGATGACCGCCTTGCAACCGGATGCAGTGCTTTGCATTGGACAGGCTGGCGGCAGGACTGGTTTGACACCAGAGCGAGTTGCGATTAACCAGGATGATGCGCGCATTCCCGATAATGAAGGCAATCAACCAATCGATACCTTTATTCAAGAAGAGGGACCCGCAGCTTATTTTTCCACATTGCCCATCAAGGCAATGGTGGCCTCTATTCATCAGATTGGGCTTCCAGCTTCGGTTTCCAATACGGCTGGTACTTATGTTTGCAATCATCTCATGTATCAGGTTCTGTATTTAACGGCAACTAAGTTTCCACAGACTAGAGCAGGTTTTTTGCACATTCCTTTTCTTCCAGAACAGGTAGTAGACAAACCTAATCTGGCCTCTATGAGTCTTACCGATATTGTTCGCGGTGTGGAAGCGGCGATTGTAGCAATCGTTGAATATGCTGATAAAGAGGACTTAAAACTTGTTGGTGGAGCGACACATTAA
- the rpsP gene encoding 30S ribosomal protein S16 codes for MAVKIRLTRMGSKKKPFYRINVADSRAPRDGRFIETVGTYNPLLAENSVTLKEDRVLEWLAKGAQPSDTVRSLLSNAGVLKKFHESKFSK; via the coding sequence ATGGCAGTAAAAATCCGTTTGACTCGTATGGGTTCTAAAAAGAAGCCTTTCTACCGTATTAACGTTGCAGATTCACGCGCACCACGCGATGGTCGCTTCATCGAAACAGTTGGTACTTACAACCCACTTTTGGCTGAAAATTCAGTAACCCTTAAAGAAGACCGTGTACTTGAGTGGTTGGCAAAAGGTGCACAACCTTCTGATACAGTTCGTAGCCTTCTTTCAAACGCTGGCGTATTGAAGAAATTCCACGAATCAAAATTCTCAAAATAA
- a CDS encoding KH domain-containing protein, with translation MDMIENLIIAIVKPLISQPDSLTIKIVDTPEFLEYHLDLDQSDIGRVIGRKGRTISAIRTIVYSVPTSDKKVRLVIDEK, from the coding sequence ATGGACATGATTGAAAATCTTATTATTGCAATTGTGAAACCTTTGATTTCACAGCCGGATAGTCTGACGATTAAAATCGTTGACACACCTGAATTTTTAGAATATCATTTGGACTTGGATCAGTCTGATATTGGCCGTGTTATCGGCAGAAAAGGTCGCACAATTTCTGCCATAAGAACGATTGTCTATTCTGTTCCGACAAGTGACAAAAAAGTTCGTTTAGTTATTGATGAGAAATAA
- a CDS encoding ABC transporter ATP-binding protein: MRLIWNYLKRYPKWLILDLFAAILFVVVNLGLPTFLARMIDQGITKNDVHQLYFWAGMMLLIVILGVMGRVLLAYAAGKLTTHIVKDIRNDLYEKIQDYSHHEYEQIGVSSLVTRMTNDAFVLMQFSEQVLKLGIITPMMMIASVIMTLLTSPGLAWTVAVAMPFLVWVVVYVAVKTRPLSEQQQKRLDTINQYVRENLMGLRVIRAFAREEFQEERFDQVNQEYAQTSRKLFVLTGLTEPLFVQIIIAMIVAIVWFALEPLAQGSLQIGDLVAFIEYSFHALFSFLLFANLFTMYPRMAVSSQRIQEVLDMPISISKNEDGVTQTETRGYLEFENVTFAYPGETESPVLHNISFKASPGETIAFIGSTGSGKSSLVNLIPRFYDVTLGRILVDGVDVRRYNLKALRSKIGFIPQKALLFTGTIAENLKYGKFDASLAELHEAADVAQAKDFIESKEEQFDTHLAEGGSNLSGGQKQRLSIARAIVKQPDIYIFDDSFSALDYKTDAILRQRLKEVTEEATVLIVAQRVGTIMDADQIIVLDKGEIVGRGTHTELMENNSIYREIANSQLNRQLLTEEEA; encoded by the coding sequence ATGCGTTTAATATGGAACTACCTCAAGCGCTATCCCAAGTGGCTTATTTTGGACCTATTTGCAGCTATATTATTTGTTGTCGTCAATCTCGGGCTTCCTACCTTTTTGGCCCGCATGATTGATCAGGGGATTACTAAAAATGATGTACATCAGCTTTATTTCTGGGCCGGCATGATGCTATTGATTGTAATCCTAGGAGTGATGGGTCGGGTTTTGTTGGCCTATGCAGCAGGAAAATTGACCACTCACATCGTCAAGGATATTCGCAATGATCTCTACGAAAAAATTCAGGACTATTCCCATCATGAATATGAACAAATCGGGGTGTCATCCTTGGTAACTCGTATGACCAATGATGCTTTTGTGCTTATGCAGTTTTCAGAGCAGGTCTTAAAATTGGGCATTATCACACCGATGATGATGATTGCATCCGTCATTATGACCCTCTTGACCAGTCCGGGTTTGGCCTGGACAGTAGCAGTAGCCATGCCTTTTCTTGTCTGGGTAGTGGTCTATGTAGCGGTGAAAACACGTCCCTTATCTGAACAGCAACAGAAGCGGCTGGACACCATCAATCAGTATGTCAGAGAAAATCTGATGGGGCTCAGGGTAATTCGTGCCTTTGCGCGCGAAGAGTTTCAAGAGGAGCGCTTTGATCAAGTCAATCAAGAGTATGCACAGACTTCTCGTAAGCTCTTTGTTTTGACAGGCTTGACAGAACCCTTGTTTGTTCAGATTATTATTGCAATGATTGTTGCTATTGTCTGGTTCGCCTTAGAACCTTTGGCACAAGGAAGCCTTCAGATTGGTGACTTGGTAGCCTTTATTGAATATAGCTTTCACGCCTTGTTCTCCTTTTTACTTTTTGCCAATTTATTTACTATGTATCCTAGGATGGCAGTATCTAGTCAACGGATTCAGGAAGTTTTAGATATGCCCATTTCCATCTCCAAAAATGAGGATGGAGTGACTCAAACAGAAACTCGTGGTTATTTGGAATTTGAAAATGTGACCTTTGCCTATCCTGGAGAAACAGAGTCGCCTGTACTGCATAATATTTCCTTTAAGGCAAGTCCAGGAGAAACCATTGCCTTTATTGGCTCAACGGGTTCTGGTAAGTCTTCTCTGGTTAACCTCATTCCTCGGTTTTATGATGTGACGTTAGGGCGTATCTTGGTAGATGGTGTGGATGTGCGACGCTACAATCTCAAGGCCCTGCGCAGTAAGATTGGCTTCATACCGCAGAAAGCTCTGCTTTTTACAGGAACCATAGCAGAGAATCTCAAGTATGGAAAATTTGATGCGAGTTTAGCCGAATTGCACGAGGCAGCCGATGTCGCTCAAGCCAAAGATTTTATTGAGAGCAAGGAAGAGCAGTTTGACACCCATCTGGCTGAAGGTGGCAGCAATCTGTCTGGCGGACAAAAACAACGGCTGTCGATTGCACGAGCCATCGTCAAGCAGCCGGATATTTATATCTTTGACGATTCCTTCTCAGCCTTGGATTATAAGACGGATGCAATTTTACGTCAGCGATTGAAAGAAGTGACAGAAGAAGCAACGGTTTTAATTGTAGCCCAGCGGGTTGGAACGATTATGGATGCAGATCAGATTATCGTCTTGGACAAGGGTGAAATCGTTGGTCGTGGTACTCATACAGAGTTAATGGAAAATAATAGCATTTATCGAGAAATCGCTAATTCTCAGCTTAATCGCCAATTATTGACAGAGGAGGAAGCCTAG
- the rimM gene encoding ribosome maturation factor RimM (Essential for efficient processing of 16S rRNA) produces MNYFNVGKIVNTQGLQGEMRVLSVTDFAEERFKKGARLALFNDKDQFVMDVEIASHRKAKNFDIIKFKGMYHINDIEKYKGFSLKIAEENLSDLDEGEFYYHEIIGLDVYEGEELIGQIKEILQPGANDVWVVKRKGKRDLLLPYIPPVVLEVDMENKRVQVELLEGLDDED; encoded by the coding sequence ATGAATTATTTTAACGTTGGAAAAATTGTTAATACTCAGGGCTTGCAGGGTGAAATGCGAGTTCTGTCTGTAACGGACTTCGCAGAAGAACGCTTTAAAAAAGGAGCTAGGCTAGCTCTTTTCAATGACAAGGACCAATTTGTCATGGATGTGGAAATCGCCAGCCACCGCAAGGCCAAAAACTTTGACATTATCAAGTTCAAGGGGATGTACCACATCAACGATATTGAAAAATACAAGGGATTTAGCCTGAAAATTGCAGAAGAAAACTTGTCAGACTTGGATGAAGGGGAATTTTATTACCACGAGATTATTGGCTTGGATGTGTATGAGGGAGAAGAGCTGATCGGTCAAATCAAGGAAATCCTGCAGCCAGGAGCCAACGATGTCTGGGTAGTAAAACGCAAGGGAAAACGCGATCTCTTATTGCCCTATATCCCACCAGTTGTTTTGGAAGTCGACATGGAAAACAAGCGGGTTCAGGTAGAACTGCTAGAAGGTTTGGATGATGAAGATTGA
- the trmD gene encoding tRNA (guanosine(37)-N1)-methyltransferase TrmD, whose amino-acid sequence MMKIDILTLFPEMFAPLEHSIVGKAKEKGLLDIRYHNFRENAEKARHVDDEPYGGGQGMLLRAQPIFDTIEKIDAKNPRVILLDPAGRRFDQAFAEELAQEEELIFICGHYEGYDERIKTLVTDEVSLGDFVLTGGELAAMTMVDATVRLIPEVIGKEASHQDDSFSSGLLEYPQYTRPYDFRGMTVPDVLMSGHHENIRKWRLEQSLRKTYQRRPDLLTNYAFTEEEAAILARIKSEDTLF is encoded by the coding sequence ATGATGAAGATTGATATTTTAACCCTCTTTCCCGAGATGTTTGCTCCTTTGGAACACTCCATTGTCGGTAAAGCCAAAGAAAAGGGTTTGTTAGACATTCGCTACCATAATTTTCGGGAGAACGCTGAAAAAGCCCGCCATGTGGATGACGAGCCTTACGGGGGCGGTCAAGGCATGCTCTTGCGGGCTCAACCCATCTTTGATACCATTGAAAAGATTGATGCCAAAAATCCTCGGGTTATCTTGCTGGATCCAGCAGGTCGCCGCTTTGATCAAGCTTTTGCAGAAGAATTGGCCCAGGAAGAGGAGTTGATTTTCATCTGTGGCCACTATGAAGGCTATGATGAGCGCATTAAGACCTTGGTGACAGACGAAGTTTCACTGGGAGATTTTGTTTTGACGGGCGGGGAATTGGCCGCTATGACCATGGTGGATGCGACTGTCCGCCTGATTCCAGAGGTGATTGGCAAGGAGGCCAGTCACCAGGATGATAGTTTTTCTTCCGGTCTCTTGGAATACCCTCAATACACGCGGCCATACGATTTTCGTGGGATGACTGTGCCAGATGTCTTGATGAGTGGGCACCATGAGAATATTCGCAAGTGGCGATTGGAGCAAAGTCTGCGCAAAACCTACCAAAGGCGACCTGACTTGTTGACTAATTACGCATTTACAGAGGAAGAAGCGGCAATCTTAGCAAGGATTAAGAGCGAGGATACTTTATTTTAA
- a CDS encoding DeoR/GlpR family DNA-binding transcription regulator: MSILKSERKQVILDKLKEQQFVRLEELVDELQTSESTVRRDLDDLEASGKLRRVHGGAEAPSNLQQEESIQQKSVKNIQEKRAIARKATELIEDGDVIFLDAGTTTELMIEHLGQKNLTVVTNSIHHAVKLVEERIRTIIIGGFVKESTDASIGASAVAHIRQLNFDKAFLGMNGVDKDYLTTPDMEEAAIKRTVLENAKQPFVLVDSSKFGQFAFVKVAEVERASLICNHAESGLLEVLKKKTRIIEV, translated from the coding sequence ATTTCCATACTAAAATCAGAACGAAAACAGGTTATTTTGGACAAACTGAAAGAACAACAGTTCGTTCGATTGGAAGAACTTGTGGATGAGTTACAAACGTCGGAATCAACAGTACGAAGGGATTTGGATGACTTGGAAGCATCTGGAAAACTTCGGCGGGTTCATGGTGGAGCAGAGGCTCCATCTAATTTGCAGCAGGAAGAATCGATTCAGCAAAAATCTGTCAAAAACATTCAGGAAAAACGAGCTATTGCTCGAAAAGCTACTGAATTGATAGAAGATGGTGATGTGATTTTTTTGGATGCTGGAACGACCACAGAACTAATGATTGAGCATCTGGGGCAAAAGAATCTGACCGTTGTTACCAACTCGATTCACCATGCAGTCAAGCTGGTAGAAGAGCGGATAAGAACGATTATTATCGGCGGTTTTGTCAAGGAATCGACAGATGCTTCTATTGGCGCGTCGGCGGTTGCGCACATTCGCCAACTCAACTTTGATAAAGCCTTCCTCGGCATGAATGGTGTAGATAAGGACTACCTGACGACACCTGATATGGAGGAAGCAGCTATCAAGAGGACAGTTCTGGAGAATGCCAAGCAGCCATTTGTCTTAGTGGACAGTTCCAAATTTGGACAATTCGCCTTTGTCAAGGTAGCAGAGGTAGAGAGGGCCAGTTTAATCTGTAATCATGCAGAGAGCGGTCTGCTAGAGGTTTTGAAAAAGAAAACGAGGATAATAGAGGTATGA
- the pfkB gene encoding 1-phosphofructokinase yields MIYTVTLNPAIDYVIRLERVETGSVNRMDSDDKYAGGKGINVSRVLKRLGYDNTATGFLGGFTGQFIKDGLLAEGIQTNFVAVDQDTRINVKIKADQETEINGLGPVVTDAQLAELEAILAGLTEEDTVVFAGSAPASLGNQVYNRLIPVAKKAGAEVVCDFEGQTLLDSLAHQPLLVKPNNHELEAIFGVTLNGLADVEKYARQILAKGAKNVIISMAGDGALLVTPEAAYFAKPIKGTVKNSVGAGDSMVAGFTGEFVHSQDPIEALKWGVACGTATAFSDDLASLAFIKETYEKVEVEKL; encoded by the coding sequence ATGATTTACACAGTCACTCTAAATCCTGCCATTGACTATGTGATTCGACTGGAACGAGTCGAAACAGGTAGCGTCAATCGTATGGACAGCGACGACAAGTACGCTGGTGGAAAAGGGATCAATGTCAGTCGGGTTCTCAAGCGTTTGGGATACGACAACACAGCGACAGGTTTTCTTGGAGGCTTTACAGGTCAGTTCATCAAAGATGGCCTGCTAGCAGAAGGGATTCAGACAAACTTTGTCGCAGTAGACCAAGATACCCGCATCAACGTCAAAATTAAGGCCGACCAAGAAACGGAAATCAACGGACTCGGGCCGGTTGTGACAGATGCTCAACTAGCAGAATTGGAAGCTATCCTAGCAGGATTAACAGAAGAAGATACCGTTGTTTTTGCCGGTTCAGCACCAGCAAGTTTGGGCAATCAAGTCTACAATAGACTCATCCCAGTTGCAAAAAAAGCGGGAGCAGAAGTTGTCTGCGATTTTGAAGGTCAAACCCTTCTGGATTCGCTTGCTCACCAACCGCTCTTGGTCAAACCAAATAACCATGAGCTAGAAGCTATCTTTGGTGTCACATTAAATGGGCTTGCGGATGTTGAAAAATACGCCCGCCAAATTCTTGCCAAAGGTGCAAAAAATGTCATCATTTCAATGGCAGGTGATGGTGCCTTGTTGGTAACACCTGAGGCTGCTTACTTTGCCAAACCCATCAAGGGAACTGTAAAGAACTCCGTAGGGGCAGGCGATTCAATGGTGGCAGGTTTTACTGGTGAATTTGTCCATTCACAAGATCCGATAGAAGCCCTCAAGTGGGGAGTGGCCTGTGGAACAGCAACTGCCTTTTCAGATGATTTGGCAAGCTTGGCATTTATAAAAGAAACTTATGAAAAAGTAGAGGTGGAGAAATTATGA